In a single window of the Arachis hypogaea cultivar Tifrunner chromosome 6, arahy.Tifrunner.gnm2.J5K5, whole genome shotgun sequence genome:
- the LOC112697328 gene encoding SNF2 domain-containing protein CLASSY 4, whose protein sequence is MVIVNGVASRTRSKKKERSLNPSPCVGSGSRTLSSSSSKSSERKKGKRKAEVDVEVVEFDYEAFHERWMMEPRQPLEMPPPRDVIELSDDSDDNAAAEGLQKLRRGYVNEEKKEEVQERNVFPIDGAGTSANDPIIVGLSDTSSDEGTDDSNEGRGRSLDWDFGLSSESEDTDNSDDEDFRVEDEGEGEGSASASASTSASSSDDSGSSSFDDEDEEEEKEKRRCKRRKKEKKRKEPTFESHSNKVLRCDEVIVETECSGICKKNGENKNNSSSTENNVFDHQPEKMLPKDADCASVLFGERNTEGCSSEKNEDKEINVAKKPLEVCSSKKNEDKEENVVKKPVEGCSSKKNEDKEKNVAKKLVEGCSSKKNEDKEKNVAKKPVEGCSSKKSEDKGKKVAKKPMPAGNRARKRVERTGENVGADIEASSQKRSRPSPPEEDDSEKDEKKPVKQKGRESVSDFLAKDKGDSPMIDERVPMNDERMESAEEERVNKKEGEAEGKHKAGADCESSYKEREQHRVTTNPSRPKEAPLIELLAECFWIKHNPDSVHKQDTISKEPALDVQRKFFFQKKVPIEKTESEKERDMLWEEMDALLRLGEVDSLVGCVENVETQQNIEAPATNCKHKFVHDEETGIYCILCHWMVIDIKGMPVPFVSEYPREGSRKKLLSDGPNGLCFDEAPFGVREGGYSNKEGTVWDLIPADTKQNLYAHQLEGFEFLWKNLAGTMELPKLKSCDLNSTGGCIISHAPGTGKTRLTIVFLQTYLEVFPDCHPMIIAPASLLLTWEDEFRKWDNEIPFHNLSNQDTSGKEHRAAWSKVGGSAPSQEDIRMVKLYSWFKERSILGISYSLFQRLTGLKRDKSLKENAARGVMGKILLEVPGLLVLDEGHTPRNQSSQIWKVLSEIQTHKRIILSGTPFQNNFLELYNTICVVRPSFPDTIPPELKKFCQRRLMQEKKESKGFSWEPVSSIRTENLNDENIKQLKQLMDPFVHVHKGSILQKNLPGLKDCVVTLMPGDLQKKLLEGIEGHPNTLPFDSKSALVSVHPSLFLCCTLSPKERALVEMEHLKDLKLNPNVGVKTRFLVEFVRICDAMNEKVLVFSQFLDPLTLIMEQLKSIFNWTEKKEVFYMSGKLDKNQRQLLIHSFNDPNSQAKILLASTKACCEGISLVGASRVVLLDVVWNPSVERQAISRAYRLGQKKVVYTYHLITHGTTEYTKYCHQAKKDRLSELVFSAKNTEQDEPKSSAVEFEDEILDNMVRHGKLRDLFGDCVVQPKDCDLIDNLDPKIS, encoded by the exons ATGGTGATCGTTAATGGTGTTGCTAGCAGAACAAGGAGCAAGAAGAAAGAGAGGTCTTTGAATCCGTCACCGTGTGTTGGATCAGGATCCCGAACATTGTCTTCCTCGTCATCAAAGTCCAGCGAGAGAAAGAAGGGGAAAAGAAAGGCggaagttgatgttgaggttgtGGAATTTGACTATGAGGCTTTCCATGAAAGATGGATGATGGAACCTCGGCAACCTCTTGAGATGCCTCCACCAAGAGACGTGATTGAACTCAGCGATGATAGTGATGATAATGCAGCTGCTGAGGGATTGCAGAAGCTTCGTCGTGGGTATGTtaatgaagagaagaaggaagaagttcAAGAAAGAAACGTGTTTCCTATTGATGGTGCTGGAACTTCTGCCAACGATCCTATAATCGTTGGTTTGAGTGATACTAGTAGTGATGAAGGCACTGATGACAGTAACGAGGGCCGTGGAAGAAGTTTGGACTGGGATTTTGGATTATCAAGTGAGTCAGAGGACACTGATAACAGTGATGATGAAGATTTCAGAGTGGAGGATGAGGGAGAAGGTGAAGGTTCAGCATCAGCTTCAGCATCAACTTCAGCTTCAAGCAGTGATGATAGTGGTTCAAGTTCTtttgatgatgaggatgaagaggAGGAAAAGGAGAAGAGGAGATGTAAgaggaggaagaaggagaagaagagaaaagagccAACTTTTGAGTCTCATAGCAATAAAGTTTTGCGCTGCGACGAGGTGATTGTGGAAACTGAATGCTCTGGAATTTGCAAGAAGAATGGTGAGAATAAGAACAATTCATCGTCAACCGAGAATAATGTATTTGATCATCAGCCAGAGAAAATGCTACCAAAGGATGCAGATTGTGCTAGTGTTCTCTTTGGAGAACGCAATACGGAGGGTTGTTCTTCAGAAAAAAATGAAGATAAGGAAATTAATGTAGCTAAGAAACCACTGGAGGtttgttcttcaaaaaagaaTGAAGATAAGGAAGAGAATGTAGTTAAGAAACCAGTGGAGGGTTGTTCTTCAAAAAAGAATGAAGATAAGGAAAAGAATGTAGCTAAGAAACTAGTGGAGGGTTGTTCTTCAAAAAAGAATGAAGATAAGGAAAAGAATGTGGCTAAGAAACCAGTGGAGGGTTGTTCTTCAAAGAAGAGCGAAGACAAAGGAAAGAAGGTGGCAAAGAAACCAATGCCTGCGGGGAATAGAGCACGGAAGAGAGTGGAAAGAACAGGAGAAAATGTTGGTGCTGATATTGAAGCCTCTTCCCAAAAGCGTTCGCGTCCATCCCCACCTGAGGAGGATGATTCAGAAAAGGATGAAAAGAAACCGGTAAAACAGAAGGGTCGTGAAAGTGTGTCTGATTTTTTGGCAAAGGACAAAGGGGACTCGCCGATGATCGATGAAAGAGTGCCAATGAATGATGAAAGAATGGAGAGTGCAGAGGAAGAGAGGGTGAACAAGAAGGAAGGAGAGGCTGAAGGGAAGCATAAGGCCGGGGCAGATTGCGAAAGTAGTTACAAAGAGAGGGAGCAACATAGAGTGACAACAAATCCATCTAGGCCAAAGGAGGCACCGTTGATTGAACTTCTTGCTGAATGCTTTTGGATTAAGCATAATCCAGATAGTGTTCATAAGCAAGATACAATCTCAAAGGAACCAGCTCTCGATGttcaaagaaaatttttttttcaaaagaaagtGCCAATTGAAAAAACTGAATCTGAGAAGGAGAGGGATATGTTGTGGGAAGAAATGGATGCTTTGCTCAGACTAGGTGAAGTTGACTCCTTG GTTGGCTGTGTTGAGAATGTCGAAACACAACAGAACATAGAGGCTCCGGCAACCAATTGTAAGCACAAGTTTGTCCATGATGAAGAGACTGGAATATATTGCATACTCTGCCATTGGATGGTCATAGACATAAAAGGCATGCCGGTACCCTTT GTGAGTGAGTATCCAAGAGAAGGATCAAGAAAGAAGCTGCTATCTGATGGGCCTAATGGCTTATGCTTTGATGAGGCTCCATTTGGTGTCCGAGAAGGTGGTTACTCTAACAAGGAAGGCACAGTTTGGGACCTGATTCCAGCAGATACTAAGCAAAACCTGTATGCTCATCAGCTTGAAGGTTTTGAATTCCTTTGGAAAAACTTGGCAGgaaccatggagcttcctaaaTTGAAGAGTTGTGACTTGAACAGCACGGGTGGATGCATCATTTCTCATGCTCCAGGGACTGGAAAGACGCGGCTGACCATCGTGTTCCTCCAGACATACTTGGAAGTGTTTCCAGATTGCCATCCCATGATTATTGCTCCTGCTAGCTTACTGCTAACTTGGGAAGATGAGTTCAGAAAGTGGGACAATGAGATTCCGTTCCATAATTTGAGCAATCAAGACACATCAGGAAAAGAGCACCGAGCTGCATGGAGCAAAGTTGGAGGGTCTGCTCCAAGCCAGGAAGATATCCGGATGGTGAAGCTGTATTCTTGGTTCAAAGAACGAAGTATTCTTGGAATCAGCTACAGCCTATTTCAGAGGCTTACCGGCTTGAAGCGTGATAAAAGCTTGAAGGAGAATGCTGCCAGAGGGGTCATGGGAAAAATCCTGCTTGAAGTTCCTGGATTGTTGGTATTGGATGAAGGACACACGCCACGAAATCAGAGTAGTCAGATTTGGAAGGTTCTTTCTGAGATTCAAACTCACAAGAGAATCATCCTTTCCGGGACTCCTTTCCAGAACAATTTTCTGGAGCTTTACAATACAATCTGCGTGGTCAGACCGTCCTTTCCGGATACCATACCTCCTGAGCTTAAAAAGTTCTGCCAAAGAAGATTgatgcaagagaagaaagaatctaAAGGTTTCAGTTGGGAACCAGTTTCTTCAATCAGAACTGAGAATCTAAATGATGAGAATATCAAGCAGTTGAAGCAGCTGATGGATCCATTTGTGCATGTTCACAAAGGCAGTATTCTTCAGAAGAATCTTCCTGGCTTGAAAGATTGTGTGGTGACTTTGATGCCGGGTGATTTGCAGAAAAAACTTCTTGAGGGCATTGAAGGACATCCGAACACACTGCCTTTTGATAGCAAGTCGGCCTTGGTGTCCGTCCATCCATCCCTTTTCCTTTGCTGCACTCTTTCACCTAAGGAAAGAGCTCTTGTTGAGATGGAACATTTGAAAGACCTCAAACTGAATCCGAATGTTGGCGTCAAAACAAGATTTTTGGTGGAGTTTGTAAGGATCTGTGATGCAATGAATGAGAAAGTGCTTGTGTTCAGCCAGTTCCTTGATCCTTTGACTTTAATCATGGAGCAGTTAAAGTCAATTTTCAATTGGACTGAGAAAAAAGAAGTTTTCTACATGAGTGGAAAGCTGGATAAGAACCAAAGGCAGTTACTCATTCATTCCTTCAATGATCCAAACAGCCAAGCAAAAATCTTGCTTGCATCCACTAAAGCTTGCTGTGAAGGAATCAGTCTGGTTGGTGCTTCCAGGGTGGTGCTGCTAGATGTGGTTTGGAACCCCTCGGTTGAAAGGCAAGCTATCAGCCGTGCTTATAGGCTGGGGCAAAAGAAGGTGGTCTACACTTATCATCTCATAACACATGGGACCACCGAGTACACAAAATACTGCCATCAGGCCAAGAAGGACCGGTTGTCTGAACTAGTCTTTTCAGCAAAGAACACTGAACAGGATGAGCCCAAGAGTTCTGCCGTGGAATTCGAGGATGAAATTCTCGATAACATGGTGCGCCATGGGAAACTGAGGGACTTGTTTGGTGACTGTGTGGTGCAGCCAAAGGACTGTGATTTGATTGATAATTTGGATCCTAAAATTTCCTGA